The following proteins are encoded in a genomic region of Desulfuromonas acetoxidans DSM 684:
- a CDS encoding MerR family transcriptional regulator — protein MNVSKFAQRVGLTAHTVRYYEKIGLLKHVHRRANGHRKFSEKDVKWVEFVQRLKETGMSLEKILEYARLRELGNETLAARKAMLEDHSQDLQVRISEQKRNFELLNKKIALYQSALEGKISLD, from the coding sequence ATGAATGTATCCAAGTTTGCACAGCGGGTTGGTTTGACTGCCCACACGGTTCGCTACTATGAAAAAATTGGGCTGCTTAAGCATGTCCATAGACGGGCGAATGGCCACCGGAAATTTTCTGAGAAGGATGTGAAATGGGTAGAGTTTGTGCAGCGGTTGAAGGAAACGGGCATGTCACTGGAGAAGATTCTGGAATATGCCCGGCTGCGCGAACTGGGGAATGAAACTCTGGCCGCGCGTAAAGCAATGCTTGAAGATCATTCACAAGACCTTCAGGTGCGAATCTCCGAGCAGAAACGGAACTTTGAGTTGCTCAATAAGAAAATTGCGCTCTATCAATCGGCATTGGAGGGCAAAATATCTCTTGACTGA
- a CDS encoding VOC family protein, with amino-acid sequence MKELNSGAKQAPACDAVRTVAKEIADQTEKVKLMKLDHVAINAVNLEEEIRFLTEFPGLSLLQKWEDLRQAYVGLEEGPVIGVIENKDYDGSVFTMAHLAFCVSDQEFSGWVMKIKELNLDIVAGPKSQRGGETILLRTPSKNINH; translated from the coding sequence TTGAAAGAATTAAACTCCGGTGCGAAACAGGCTCCTGCTTGTGATGCTGTGCGGACAGTGGCTAAAGAGATTGCGGATCAGACAGAGAAGGTGAAGCTCATGAAGCTGGATCATGTTGCGATCAACGCGGTTAACCTTGAAGAGGAGATACGGTTTTTAACAGAGTTTCCCGGCTTGTCATTGCTGCAAAAATGGGAGGACTTGCGGCAGGCGTATGTTGGGTTGGAAGAAGGCCCTGTTATTGGCGTTATTGAAAATAAGGATTATGACGGGTCTGTTTTTACCATGGCCCATCTCGCCTTTTGCGTGTCAGATCAAGAGTTTTCAGGGTGGGTGATGAAAATCAAGGAATTGAATCTGGACATTGTTGCAGGCCCCAAAAGTCAAAGGGGCGGTGAAACAATCCTCTTAAGAACGCCAAGCAAAAATATCAATCATTGA
- a CDS encoding cysteine hydrolase family protein has translation MSDCLILVDLQNDYFAGGTMELVDTDKAVANAQRLLAKFRESNLPVVHIQHIAARPGATFFLPETHGAEIHALVAPQEGERVVVKNFPNSFRDTALLDILQQGNITNLTICGAMSHMCIDATTRAAFDLGFNCVVAEDACATRDLVFKGQTIRAAEVHAAFMAALAVPYAKIESTDEIINGMASNELL, from the coding sequence GCTGGCGGCACGATGGAACTGGTTGATACCGATAAGGCCGTGGCTAATGCACAGCGGTTGTTGGCCAAGTTCAGAGAAAGCAATCTGCCCGTTGTTCATATTCAGCATATTGCTGCGCGACCGGGTGCGACCTTTTTTCTGCCGGAAACCCATGGCGCTGAAATTCATGCTTTGGTGGCACCGCAAGAGGGGGAACGCGTGGTGGTGAAAAACTTTCCCAACAGCTTTCGCGACACCGCCTTGCTGGACATTTTACAACAGGGTAACATCACCAATCTCACCATTTGCGGGGCCATGAGTCACATGTGCATTGATGCCACCACCCGCGCGGCGTTTGATCTAGGTTTTAACTGTGTGGTGGCGGAGGATGCCTGTGCAACACGGGATCTTGTCTTTAAGGGCCAAACAATCAGGGCCGCCGAGGTGCATGCTGCGTTTATGGCGGCGCTCGCTGTTCCTTATGCAAAGATTGAATCGACCGATGAGATCATTAACGGCATGGCCAGCAATGAGCTGCTTTGA